Within the Candidatus Paceibacterota bacterium genome, the region CTGAATTTATCCGAATTGCCGTCAACAAATCTCTGAACGTCGATATTCTTTTCTTCGGCCGTCTTTTTTATTTTGCTGCCGTTCTCATCGGTTCCTGACAGAAAATATACATCTTCACCAAGCAAACGATGAAATCTTGCAAGGGCATCGGCCTGAAGAACTTCCATCGCATAACCGATATGAGGAGAAGCGTTTGCATAAGCGATCGATGTGGTTATATAGAATTTTTTCTTTGACATATGTAAACTTATATGTTATTTAAGGATTATGAAAAATGCGGAGGTAAGAAGATGAGCGAAAATATTCTTTATGCGGAAGTCCGCGACCGCGGGCATCAGGACATCTTGATCCAAATTGGAAAAAAGATAATCGCGGCCAGGCTTGAATCATGCGACAACATGGGCATACTCGTAGTATTTAAAAAAGACAAACAGAAAGTTGTTAACAGCTACAAAAAGCGCGAAAAGAAGACATTCATTCCATGGCACCGAATAAAATGCATAGACATCCCCTGATCATAACAGGGGATTTTTATTTTTTCAAATATGTACCTGTTTGACATAATGCTATATGCATATTAGAATTTTTCAGGAAGAAAATAAATGGTACATCCTTTTAAAAACAGATCTATCGAAAGCGCGGAACAGCTGATCGTGGAAAGAGTGGCAAACGAGGAGATCCGGGATTTCAGCTTTTGTATCCTGAAACTGAGGCTGGGCGAGGTTTGTCCATATGAAACCCTTGAAGCTGTCCTGAACAATCTTATCGATAAGGGTAAGGTGATTAAGGGCAAAAGAACGTGTTATGGCGATCAAAGATACAATTTAGTGCAATATTCCGCACCGATCACAAAATCAACAAATCAAGGCAATTTAATTGGCCGGCTATGAGGCCAATTTTTTTACTGAGTCATCGCAAAATAATTAATTTGCATCAATTAACTTACAATCACAATAAATTCACCCTTGATCTCTCCCGGGGCGATCTTTTTTATCACCTCTTCGGGCTTGCCGCGATAGATCGTTTCATACATTTTTGTCAGTTCACGACAAATGACGATGTCCCGGTCAGGAACATTGACTAGAAGACTCTGAAGCGTTTTTTCTATTCTGTGGGGCGACTCATAGAAAATTACCGTTTTATCTTCACCTTTCAAATTTTCGAAAAAGGTTTTTCTGCCCTTCTTGTGCGGAACAAACCCTAAAAACTCAAACTTATCCGTCGCGAAGCCCGAAACGGAAAGCCCGGCCGCAAGCCCCGACGGACCCGGAATTGGGATTATATTAACATTAATATTTTCATCAAGCAAGTATCTTATCAGAAGATTTCCCGGATCGGAGATACCGGGAGTGCCGGCGTCGCTGACCAGCGCCAATTTCTTGTTCATCTTCAACAGATCGGCAATTTCCTGCATCTTTTCAAGCTTGCTGTGGTGATGATAGCTCATCATCGGCTGATTGATGCTATATTTTTCGAGAAGAATTTTCGTATGCCTCGTATCCTCGCATAAGATCACATCCACCTCTTTTAAAACCCTCAACGCTCTGAGGGTTATATCTTCCAAATTGCCGATAGGCGTAGCTACTATATACAGATCTGCCATATAATTAATTTACTGCATGATTATGATTAACATCATCCAATATAATTGTGATTATGGCAGTAACCGGAACAGCCAGCATTGCGCCCATCACGCCGGCCAATTTTCCGCCGATCATGATCGCCAATATGATTATGATCGGATGCAGATTTACGGATTTTTCCATAACTTTGGGCACTATCAGATAATTTTCAAATTGCTGTATGAAAAAATATAGCACAAATGTCAACAGGGCATCGTTGAGCGAAATTGTCAGCGCGATGATTATCGCCGGAATGGCGGAAAGGATCGGTCCGACATAGGGAACCAGCTCAAGCATGCCCGCGATCATAGCCAGCACCAGCGCATATTCGGTTATTCCGAGAAGATATAAGCCGACGTATGACATTATCCCGACTATAAAACCGAGCGACACCTGTCCCACGAACCACCTTCCCAGCTTGACCTGAACTTTTTTTATTATATTCAAAGATCTGTGCTGCATTTTTTGCGGAATGACATTTTTTACGAAACGCTCGACCCCATTCTCTTCGATGATAAGATAAAAAGATATCACTATTGTAAGCAGCGCCGACATAACACCGCCAAGCAGATTGAATATCCCGGCAAAAAAACTTGATGTGATATTCTTGAAGTATCCGCTCGCCTGAACCAATAAATTTTGAAGGGGTCCCGACAATTCCGACTTGAGAAGGGCGTTGTCAATTATAAAAGAATTATCCGCCAGATATTGCGGTATTACAAGAGACAGCTGGCTTAACTGTTTTGCAAGCGGAGGAGCGATAATGAAAAACATGGATCCAAAAACGATGAAAATAATCGCAAATATTAGCATTGCGGCTATGATCCTCGGAATCTTTTTTGATTCCAGAAAATCAACGGCCGGAACGATTATCAGAGTTATCAATATCGATATAAAAAGCAGGAAGATGATATCCCTCAGGAAATACACAAATATTACGGCGAAGATCGAGATCAATATCCTGAATATGCCTTCGTATGACACATCAAGCGAGTGATGACTATTTTCATTCATATTCTTATTTTAAACTTAAG harbors:
- the rsmI gene encoding 16S rRNA (cytidine(1402)-2'-O)-methyltransferase; translated protein: MADLYIVATPIGNLEDITLRALRVLKEVDVILCEDTRHTKILLEKYSINQPMMSYHHHSKLEKMQEIADLLKMNKKLALVSDAGTPGISDPGNLLIRYLLDENINVNIIPIPGPSGLAAGLSVSGFATDKFEFLGFVPHKKGRKTFFENLKGEDKTVIFYESPHRIEKTLQSLLVNVPDRDIVICRELTKMYETIYRGKPEEVIKKIAPGEIKGEFIVIVS
- a CDS encoding AI-2E family transporter — protein: MNENSHHSLDVSYEGIFRILISIFAVIFVYFLRDIIFLLFISILITLIIVPAVDFLESKKIPRIIAAMLIFAIIFIVFGSMFFIIAPPLAKQLSQLSLVIPQYLADNSFIIDNALLKSELSGPLQNLLVQASGYFKNITSSFFAGIFNLLGGVMSALLTIVISFYLIIEENGVERFVKNVIPQKMQHRSLNIIKKVQVKLGRWFVGQVSLGFIVGIMSYVGLYLLGITEYALVLAMIAGMLELVPYVGPILSAIPAIIIALTISLNDALLTFVLYFFIQQFENYLIVPKVMEKSVNLHPIIIILAIMIGGKLAGVMGAMLAVPVTAIITIILDDVNHNHAVN